A genomic region of Leptospira mtsangambouensis contains the following coding sequences:
- a CDS encoding DUF1398 domain-containing protein: MTNLTSKLIEAQQFAMSIRPKVGGFPVLAEVLRSAGVRSNRWSLPACQAVYQMKEGSVVQQGTPLVSGVFEIAKFDRDALITALRTDQEGRSSFPEFLKSAWEAGVIGYDVDFASRKVVYYGVNGESYLEEYPAVTVER, encoded by the coding sequence ATGACCAACCTAACATCAAAATTAATAGAAGCGCAACAATTTGCGATGTCCATTCGTCCGAAAGTCGGCGGTTTTCCAGTACTTGCGGAAGTACTTCGCAGTGCAGGTGTAAGAAGTAACCGTTGGTCATTGCCGGCATGCCAAGCTGTCTACCAAATGAAAGAAGGTTCTGTGGTCCAACAAGGAACTCCTCTTGTCAGTGGCGTTTTTGAGATTGCGAAATTTGATCGGGACGCTCTGATCACTGCACTTCGCACTGACCAGGAAGGTCGAAGTAGTTTCCCTGAATTTCTAAAATCAGCTTGGGAGGCAGGTGTGATTGGATACGATGTTGATTTCGCAAGTCGTAAGGTAGTTTATTATGGTGTCAACGGTGAAAGTTATCTTGAAGAATATCCTGCGGTGACAGTCGAGAGATAA
- a CDS encoding MarR family winged helix-turn-helix transcriptional regulator, giving the protein MPKKLDLEPSHLKSHLGYHLRVVSNAVSHTFARKLANLDVTVAEWVILREMYSYKTTTSPSTIAEITGLSRGAVSKLIDRLLNKGLVIREEASGDRRYQEINLTPKAKKLVPKLSEIADENDSSFFSLLSVAEKDQLRKTLLKLAELHKLNLNPIE; this is encoded by the coding sequence ATGCCCAAAAAGTTGGATCTAGAACCAAGCCACTTAAAATCCCACTTGGGATACCATTTACGGGTTGTTTCCAACGCAGTTTCTCATACTTTTGCTCGGAAACTTGCCAATTTGGATGTGACTGTTGCTGAATGGGTGATTTTGCGGGAAATGTATTCTTACAAAACCACCACTTCGCCGAGCACCATCGCAGAAATCACCGGACTCAGCCGGGGGGCTGTTTCCAAACTCATCGACAGACTTTTAAACAAAGGCCTTGTGATTCGCGAAGAAGCAAGTGGAGACAGGCGTTACCAAGAAATCAATCTCACCCCAAAGGCCAAAAAACTAGTTCCTAAACTTTCAGAAATTGCAGATGAAAACGATTCTAGTTTTTTCTCTTTATTATCTGTGGCAGAGAAAGACCAACTTCGAAAGACTCTCTTAAAACTTGCCGAATTACATAAACTGAATTTAAACCCAATCGAATGA